One window of the Nicotiana tabacum cultivar K326 chromosome 4, ASM71507v2, whole genome shotgun sequence genome contains the following:
- the LOC142180027 gene encoding secreted RxLR effector protein 161-like — MENSKTINTPIAIAIDLDMDEPGSPINETMYRGIIGSLLYLKTSRPDIVFSVGLCARFQSSPRESHLMAAKRILKYLKGTQDLVLFYPSGDIFDLVGYDDTDYAGYLVDRKNTSRMAYFMGSCLILWGTKKQNPMALSTIEDEYVAASSCYAQLLWIKQ, encoded by the coding sequence ATGGAAAATTCCAAGACCATTAATACTCCCATCGCTATTGCCATTGACctggacatggatgaacctggttctcctATCAATGAAACTATGTATAGGGGTATTATTGGATCTCTTCTGTATCTAAAAactagtagacctgacattgtttttagTGTTGGACTGTGTGCTAGATTTCAATCAAGCCCAAGAGAATCTCATTTGATGGCTGCCAAGAGAATCTTGAAGTATCTCAAGGGAACACAAGACCTGGTCCTCTTCTATCCCTCAGGAGATATTTTTGACCTAGTTGGATATGATGATACTGATTATGCTGGATATCTGGTGGATAGAAAGAATACATCTAGAATGGCATATTTTATGGGGTCATGCCTAATCTTATGGGGTACAAAGAAACAAAACCCTATGGCTCTTTCTACTATTGAAGATGAGTATGTGGCTGCTTCCTCTTGTTATGCTCAACTGCTATGGATCAAGCAATAA